Below is a genomic region from Doryrhamphus excisus isolate RoL2022-K1 chromosome 16, RoL_Dexc_1.0, whole genome shotgun sequence.
TCATGCAGTCATGAATGCTGCAAGTATTCCAGCTTATTTGCTTCATATTGTCCTGCATTGTTCCAACTTTGCAATGTGCACCAAGCTTTGCACCCGTTCAAGGGCTGGGCAACCCAACTACATGATGAAGACTCACAGTTTCAAAAAGGCCTATGAGGACCTGGGCTTGATGGTAAAGGCCATACTGTGGTGTGTGTCACCCAAACACAACGCCAGCCTTGGACCAGGATCGCATCCATCCAGCCTTCAGCGGATCCAGGTTGAATGAAACTATTTTGACTTGCATGAAAATACACTAGATATGTGCCTAACAATCCAGTCCCAGGAACAGTTAGGATACTGCCCTGAACATGAATGCGACCATTCTCATTCATCTAAGTCATGATCGCAAGTGGACAGTCCAGGAAGTCTTCATCCAAGCACCATTCTGCACCATCACCAACAAACTACGGCAAAGGGGACGGGGGACTGGCAACTATAGACTGGTAGAAGGTCTCCAGCAGCTTGCATTGAAGGACACAACAATTGATGGACATAATAACCTCCCCATAAATTATATCATTCTGTCTTTTCTGTCAAGTAGTTCCTGGTTAGGCCATGACCAGATCAGTTACTCCAAAGATGCACCTCAAGTGGCCACATGATTGTATCTGCAGTATACGTACTTTCCCTAAACAATCAGAAGAGATGGTCACATTACCTTTTTGCATGTTCAATATTGATCTTTCAGTCCATTTATTTGGTTTACAGTACACACGCCCTCACCATGCCACGTGCATGTCCAGTGGTAAACAGGAGAAACCGTATAAATAAACCGTTGTCAGTCGACTCACCATCACTCAACTTCAACTTGCAAGATGCTCTTCACAAAGTTGACCGCCATTGCCCGTAAGTACTCATATGAGAAACAGCAAGTCATTAAAGGTTCCTGAAATGCCAATGCATGTATTTTCTCTATCCTGCAGTTCTGGCTGCAGCGTGGTGTTGGACCACAGATGCAGGTAACAGTTTCTGCAGAATTCCTAACATTTACTCTGCAATACTAAGTGGTAAATGTTTTATCTCCATGTGTCTGTTCAGCGGAAGCGGACCAAGTTCTCTACAATGTGGCATGCCCAGACCAAACCACTGAGCTGAAATGTGGTACGTGTATACGCCACTCATGCTCTCGTTTCCCGCTGTTCTCTGTGATGATCCGTCATTTATGGTCTCAGCTGATGGAGCCGTCATCGACATCGACGATGTGAGCTTCGGTGCTTTGACGGATGCTGACTGCGCCGCCCGCGACAAGGCCATCTCTGACGTCATTCCCTGCCTGACCTTGTTAGAGCTGGTTGCTTACCGGCAAGTCCAAATCTGATATAGACTGGCCACAATCCTATACTGTGATGCTATATCTTTGCTAATAATGCTTATAACGTTCACAACTATACTTTATTACAGTTGTGACGGAGAGACAGAATGCCAACTGGAGAAGACCAAGGACGTCATTGACATTTGCAGCACACCAGAAGACACCTTCATGCAGATCGGCTACGCCTGTGTCAAAGAGTGATCATGCCCAACTGTGGAGTACACCTGTCACGTAAGACCATCCATTAATATCTCATGCGACCCTGTGCCAACTAGCAGCTTCTGCTCCatgatttgttattattgttttaggAATATTATTGGGGGTGTGGCAGAGAATGGAGGGAACCAGCGagcaatccaagtgtgcctcctTGTTGGATTgataacatgaataaaaagacTGCAACTgatgaatgtgttttgtttgtgtggaaCATGGCCTGGCAAACCACCATACACATACAGCACGAGACTGAATGATTTAAATCTAatagaaaaggaaaacaaacgCTACCCGCTGCtagggtgaccatattttgatgatggGAAACCGGGACATGGTATTCAGACACTCTAAGGACACTGAAAGTTTACTCAAAAATGCCTCCGCTGTATgaattaaaaattgttatagaaaaaatatattaaaaatattccattctgaACTAAGGACTCCTATGAAATGGAAACTCACTTGTCACTATATGAAATTAATTGAGCATTTTAAGTGATTACTTATTGAGCAGTAATTACAGGTAGAGCAGTTCAGGTTGATAGGCGGATTGGTGCAGCGTCTGCAGTCCTGCTGTCACAGTACCGGACCGTCCTAATGAACAGAGAGCGGAGCCGGAAGGCAACGCTGTCAATTTAGCGGTCCATCTACATacgttcccatcctcacctatggtcatgagctttgggtcttTGTCCATAAAAAGGAAGCTTTCAGCCAGATTGgagattttccaaaatgtcGCCTTTAGTATTTGTGCGTGGACAGGTACAACTGGTTCAGATAAAACTTGtctcatgtttttaaaacaacagAACATGATGTTATTGACTATGCGGTTTGATTTCGTACCAAGGTAGATGTGCACGCCTACACAATATCACATGCACAAGCCATTTTATCTAATATGACAAACAGACGCATTGTCATGCACGACCAGGTCATCTgggcttctgattggccaaaatgcATGACAGCCTTCCAACATTGTGTCTGAATCCACATTGAGGTGTATGTGAAACACAAACAGTCTAATGTTATCTGGCTCCCCGAGTTCTCCCTGCAGCCACAATATTTGTGCAGAAAGGCGTCAAGGCCAGAGAGGAGGCAAACACGTTGGCTTCCAATGAGAAAATGTACGTGTTGTGTGGGAAACAGTGAACCTTTTGAAATTGGTCTTGCTATTCCAGGAAATCCAAACAGATAAGAACACCTCGAGCATCCAGAGAGTGTGTGCTCGTCCTTTTCAGGAGTCACTTGCTGCAGACACTTAACAAAAGCTTGGATTGTGGATTCTGTTGAAGGCATGCTTTTCCGTGATAGCATCATCTTGGCTCCTTGGTGGATCCTTTGCTTGACACACATCGACCAAGCTGAGGAGCCTTCCAGAGATGATGTTCTACGGTGGTTCCAAGGTCGCATTCTGGACAGTTTGGGGCTGCAGGGGCCGGTACCACAGCGGCCTGACGCGGGATCCGTGCAAGCAATACCTCGGAGGGTTCTGACAACCAGTCAGAGACAGCAGGCAGACCACCAAAGCCAACCGAGCTTGAAAACATCCCAGATTATTCTCTTCCCCGTTTCTGGTGAGAAACTTTACAGTAAATATGTCAAAAATCAAACGTCAACTATGAACTCTTAACATTTCAGACTCATCGTGTCGTGGATCTGACCAGAGTCAGTTCACATATTACTTCCAGCCGTCTGCCAACTTCCAGCGTCCCACATTGACCCACTTGTGGTTCTATGCAGGTGAAGGAGGCACAGACAACTCCTCAGCCGTTCTCACCTTGCGCACATCTGATGGGAAGCTTCTCCAGGTGGTGAATCCTCCGTCCATGAGCCgcccagatggatggatgacctACGTCCTCAATCAGACTTTGGTGACGGGCCCCATCCTACTCCAAGTACTTTGTCCAGATTGTCATCGTCACACCGAGGAGACAGACAAGATGCCCTTTCTCCACCTGCGTGCTCAAGCAGGCCCACCCCGGCCCCCCAGGAGCGTGCCAGACCGCATCCCGTGGTCCCCATCAGCAATTGACCTACTCCAGCGCCCCTCACAAGAGAGGCCAAAGGAAAGTGACTGCGGCCGAGCTGAAGTACAGATCAGCTTCCAGGAGCTGGGCTGGGACAATTGGATTGTACACCCCAAGGTGCTGACCTTCTATTACTGCCACGGAAACTGCTCTGCCTCCGATCGAGCCGGCACCATTCTCGGGATCACGCAATGCTGCGCCCCAGTCCCCGAAAGCATGAGGTCCCTGCGCATCACCACGACATCTGATGGCGGCTACTCGTATAAGCATGAGACTCTGCCTAGAATTATCCCTGAAGAATGTACCTGCGTCTGAAGATGAAAGGGATCAtcctgtttatgtttttttacaattgttatactatttttatttactgcaCAATTTTTGGAGCTGTAATGACCAAATATCTCATTGTCAATGTGTATTATCAGGATATTTTGCTTATTTACAGATTTTGTACACACGTTCCTTAATCTTAATATAAAAGGTTGGCGATTATATAAAAATAGCCAAAAGCTATTTTTCTTACTAGATTGGTCTTACTAGGTTGGCAACAGGAGCCGAAATTTCCAGTTCTTCTCCAGCATTTAGTGTAAAGGTTCGACTCCCGTGAAAGAATCCGTCTCACGGTTTACGTTCAAAGCAGGTTTGTAGTTATACGCATGCGTACGAGCCGAGGCGGAGCCGAAATTGCCAACTTATGTAGCTTCTACTgtgaccactagagggcagtgtaAGTTAACTTAACCACTTCTCATGGCGCTTCGTTCTCGTTTCAAGCCCCTTTTGTCTTTTAactgaataaaaaatacaactctCTGtccaaatatatttatttactctCAAGGAAAAAAATAGTCTCTACATTTaaacactacccccccccccaacaaaaacaaaatctgcCTGTAATCTTTGCACAATGGAGTCATATCGTAGAACTGGAAGGCAAATAGACGTGAGATGATTAACAATGTAGGAACAAGCAGGCTCCAGTTTccagtaaaagtaaaaagtgaCGGAGAAGGCTTTATAAAATGTTGACCTCTGCGTGGCGCTCCCGTGTTTGGTTGAGAGGTCAAGCATCCATGTTGGTGGATGAAGCCATGACGGTCATGCAAATCACGGATGGAAAATTAGCTCAGCAAAGAAGAATGTATTGAATGTACTGTTGAGCGAGATGTTTAGCAAAAACTGTTTGTGGAGCGATGGTAAATTATTTATACAGCATCAATTCTGCAAAGAAAAGCGCTCACTTGCAGCAGGAAGTATAACTACTTCTTGGGTCAAGTTGCGGTGTTTTCGAATGAACAAAATTTTGGAATTTCTGGACCATTCAGAATTCAAGCATTTCCCAGGTAAACACGGTGGCCTTTTGGAGCAAATTCAAAACAAGTCCCAACCAAAACAGGCAGCAAAGCAAAATAAGAGCTACCAAGGCCGATGAGCCTCAACAAACCTCCCCTTTTGTGAAGAGAAGAAAAGGATCACGGCCCGAGGAGAGGAGGTGGCAACTCAATGGACTGGGATTTGTGGCCAAATAAAGTCCGACCGAGCGAGGAAGACCGTGCTCTGCCTGGGGCGcactcaatgtttttttcaacatgaaCTGACGATGGAACAGCCTTTAAAGATGAACCATTAGTCAGCTGGGTCGGCGTTATTCTTTTCAACAGACGTAATACTGAAAGGCACATTTGGTTCCCCCTCTGTGGTCGGACTGCTTTCCCAGATGGGCCCCAACCTGGTGTGATAAAGGCCAGTAGGAATGACAGCACGCAACTTTTGGTCAGGAAGCAGGTTCAGGCATGTATTCCTGGAACGGAGACAAGAAACACTTTTATGCTTTAGAAGACATTCTGGATTATTGGTCTTCATGACGCGAGTGTAAATGTCATGCACACAGATCTCTGCCAAGGTTTAAACCGTTCTCCGTCAATGAATTAACTGCAGGAATGACGTCTCTGGATGAAAGTTAACCACAAATTAAAACCAAAGAGAAGCACAGCAAAATTGCAGCAGGCCGGCCATCACTTTGTGTAACGGAaagcaaagtcaaaataaagacGGTGGTGAAAAGGGCTGGAAAAtggtaataaatgtaatttggtGGTCTTTGGGGGAGGTGTACCATAGAGTAGAAGATAATggcataaacatttatttagttttttattattaattttcattattttattattatttagttttaaatTGCCCCATGTATAGgaaagttattatattatattacaccaATTAGGGATGTTTGATAATTGGGCATCTAAATAGTTGCGCTGATTACTAGGAGGCAGGTACCTCTGCACGCACCAAACAGGAAACCACATTATTGGAGAAACCCCCCCTACCCCCTGAAAATAAACAGTAGGAGAAACACTGACAAGAGTAGAAAGGAAGTTCCTTTGGTGgccataaagtcataatacctTTTTCACTGGCTTCCCCCTGCTTTTCTTGGGCAAAGTTGAGGCGGTTCTGCTCAGCCGCCGTTTGCGCCGTCGTGTTGACCTCCGGGCTGCTGCTGCGTGAGGGGCTCCCCTCCTCCGTGTGGTAGGCCAGGTCCAGGTGCTGCTGGGCCAGCTTCAAGTGCCTGCGCAACCGTTCCATGTCACGGGATGAGTTGGCCTCGTCACCAAAACTGTTCCTGCCGGAGTCGCCCGTCGGCGAGTTCCTCGGCTCCCCTTTGCCTCCCTTCTTCATGGAGGCTTGGTATCCTGGCGGTGCTGTAGGCAAGGCCCGCGAGGAAGACGACGGGATCCTTGACCTGAGGGTGGCCCGCCTGCGGAAGGTGTCGCGGATGCCACCGATGCCCAAGTGCATGATTTCGAAGACGGTGAGGACCAGGCAGAGGAAAGACACCACGTACATCACCAGCAGGAAGATGGTTTTCTCCGTGGGCCGAGACACGAAGCAGTCCACGGTGTGGGGGCAGGGTGAGCGGGTGCACACGTAGAAGGGGATCACCTCAAAGCCGTACAGGATGTACTGGCCACAAAGAAAGCCCACTTCAAATGCAGAGCGCCACAGCAGCTGGCATATGTAGACTTTCATTAGGCCATCCCGCAAGATGCGACGCCGGCCAtcgtgctttttttcccctgaaacttgacaataaaataaaaaaagaatgttCAGACTCAAGGGTGGGACACACTCACTTTTGGACAGGTCAAATACAAACACATTTCCACACAGCAGATCCTTGCCTATTACTCCTCCCCCCACATTCACAGATTTTGGTAACTTCCATAGAAAGTGctttgatggcactatctgcaggCAAGAGTGGTTCAGCAAGTATAATACTGTATAGCAGTGAGAGTATTATCGATATTGATACCTGACAATTTGGCTGCACTTGACCCAGAATTGGTCATTGGCAGTTTTCCACAGGTTTCTGTGCAGTAAACAATGGGATGAAGAACCCAGCATTGAGCGCCATATTGCATCGCCACACTGCTTCCATTGCCCCAAACCAAGCCAAAACCGATGGTAAAATTCAGGAACTTCAAGCAAATTACTTTCTGCTTTGTCTGGCTTCTCCGGTTCAATCTCCTCTGCGACCATTGGGTCTTCCTCGCCATTGTCCTCGGCCTCCTCGTAGTCCCGCACCGCCCCGCGGCTGACGATGGGCATTCTCTTCTTGCGGCTGCGCAGCGGCCGGTAATCACTGTCATCCATACGGGCAATCTTGTGCATGGCGAAGCCCAGGTACATGATGGTCGGAGTCGTGATCATGATCACCTGCAGCAGACGTGCGTCCCGTTAGTGGCACGCTCCATGCAAGCCCCTAGATGCGAACCAACGCTCACCTGAAATATCCAGAATCGGACGTGTGAGAGCGGTGCAAAGGCGTCGTAGCACACATTCTCACAACCCGGCTGTTGTGTGTTGCAGATGAATTTGCTCTGCTCGTCGTAGTAGATGGTCTCCCCGCCGACTGCGGTCAGCACAATACGGAAGATGATGAGCACCGTCAGCCAGATCTTCCCCACAAAGGTAGAGTGGTTGGAGATCTCATCCAGCAGACGAGTCAGGAAACTCCAACTCATGGTGCCAAGCTGACCGTGGAGCTAAACAGACTTGTTTCAGGGAGAAGACGACAATTAATGCAAAATGGaaactggtcttaaaataaTCACCAGGAACAGCTACGAGGTCTCAGGTCCCAGGTCTCAGGTCCGTGACCGTACTGCTATTCCCTGTTTGGGATTGAATTCTCTTTATCCCCCAGAGTCAGCCTTGTTTTCCGATACAGTGAAACCTCCAAAGAAGAGCTATTTGGTTTTAGTAATCCAACCGCTGACAGTGGTTaactcatttttatatttggatGACAATTATAGGATTCATGACAGATTATTTCCTACGCTTTGAAATCTCAACGCATGCAGTCACGCCACGCTTGTATTTCATCATGCAGGTTTACCTAATGTggtggggagaaaaaaatcagcaCTTCAAATCTGGTCAGTATATTTTTGCAGCTCTAGAAGTCAATATAAACGTTTCAAATACAgcatcctgatcctgatcctggtCTTGAACTTTGAGGATACATGACTTCTGATCCTGAGAGGAGACGGTGGTAAATACAGCTGCAGGCAGACATCTGGTTTTACCCTACAATTAAGAACCACCCTCTAAAATACAGAGCACAGGCGAGGTAAAAGACACAGCAGTTTTAGAACTTGAGTGTCAGGGGGGGTTGAGGGGTTGTGTTCAACATGTTCGTGCGACAACAAGGCGATTGTCCCTTTAAACGCCACTTGCATCCCTCAACTCTCTCAACCGTGACAGAACGTGAAATGAAAAGGCTGCTGAGGCCACCGACTGCGTTTGACCACCATTgctcaccaaaataaaacactttggGGGACTGCAGTGTCATCTTGGACTAGAATGGACGCCTATGAACTGAAGCATCACGACACGTGGCAGGGAGACTAGAATGCAATATGGAGTCGCTGCCCTTTTTTGAACTTGTCTCACTTTGGACTCAAGTAGGAAGACATTCTCTTTTTCTTCAGAGAGTGGAACAAAAAAGCGTCACGGTGCATCATCATAAGTATCACATCTTCCTTCCGTCCTGGCGGATTCTTCACCTCATTGGCTTCTCTCTGTACCCGCAAACAAAACTCACCAAGGTGGAATATTTGCACCCTTCCTTGTCAACACACTGTTACATTTCTGCCCCCCCAGTTAACCTCTGAGACTCGGAAAAACTTGCTTTTGGTgctttttttggccagaaaatgccttttttgtgtgtgtgatgtcctAGTGGACAGCTGCAATTATTTTCTTAATGGATTACATATTTTGATTAATGGGCAACTGCTGTATGTGAATATCTTGATCCTGGATAGCTAAGGGAATTAAAAGATATTTTAATTAAAGACGATTAATCGAATACCAAAAGAGCTGTTAATTGCCGAATCAATGAGTTAATTCACTAGGGCCAATTCAATaattctttcattcatcatcttTTCTAAGAACAGACCCGATTTGCAAATATCAGGTCTGGAGAGTCTGTCCAACGGTTTCCAGATTTGGTGGAGGCGTTTGAACATTCCTGGCTAACCCAAAGCAGAACGCTGGATTTCAGGGTTCAAGGAACCACAGGAGGAGGCCACATGTGCACCGTGCGCCACAGCATGTCGACCAAGTCCAGCAATGAGACTCAGAGGCTGCGCTTTTGTGGACATTCACTTCCAAAcgtgaggggggaaaaaagactgCTGAGGTACCAAGGGTTTGGtggtaaaccaaaaaaatccggCGCATTCCAACATGACGTGAAGGCAACTTCAGAAGAAA
It encodes:
- the inha gene encoding inhibin alpha chain isoform X2, with protein sequence MLFRDSIILAPWWILCLTHIDQAEEPSRDDVLRWFQGRILDSLGLQGPVPQRPDAGSVQAIPRRVLTTSQRQQADHQSQPSLKTSQIILFPVSGEGGTDNSSAVLTLRTSDGKLLQVVNPPSMSRPDGWMTYVLNQTLVTGPILLQVLCPDCHRHTEETDKMPFLHLRAQAGPPRPPRSVPDRIPWSPSAIDLLQRPSQERPKESDCGRAEVQISFQELGWDNWIVHPKVLTFYYCHGNCSASDRAGTILGITQCCAPVPESMRSLRITTTSDGGYSYKHETLPRIIPEECTCV
- the inha gene encoding inhibin alpha chain isoform X1, producing MLFRDSIILAPWWILCLTHIDQAEEPSRDDVLRWFQGRILDSLGLQGPVPQRPDAGSVQAIPRRVLTTSQRQQADHQSQPSLKTSQIILFPVSDSSCRGSDQSQFTYYFQPSANFQRPTLTHLWFYAGEGGTDNSSAVLTLRTSDGKLLQVVNPPSMSRPDGWMTYVLNQTLVTGPILLQVLCPDCHRHTEETDKMPFLHLRAQAGPPRPPRSVPDRIPWSPSAIDLLQRPSQERPKESDCGRAEVQISFQELGWDNWIVHPKVLTFYYCHGNCSASDRAGTILGITQCCAPVPESMRSLRITTTSDGGYSYKHETLPRIIPEECTCV
- the LOC131104413 gene encoding gap junction gamma-1 protein-like, which gives rise to MSWSFLTRLLDEISNHSTFVGKIWLTVLIIFRIVLTAVGGETIYYDEQSKFICNTQQPGCENVCYDAFAPLSHVRFWIFQVIMITTPTIMYLGFAMHKIARMDDSDYRPLRSRKKRMPIVSRGAVRDYEEAEDNGEEDPMVAEEIEPEKPDKAEISGEKKHDGRRRILRDGLMKVYICQLLWRSAFEVGFLCGQYILYGFEVIPFYVCTRSPCPHTVDCFVSRPTEKTIFLLVMYVVSFLCLVLTVFEIMHLGIGGIRDTFRRRATLRSRIPSSSSRALPTAPPGYQASMKKGGKGEPRNSPTGDSGRNSFGDEANSSRDMERLRRHLKLAQQHLDLAYHTEEGSPSRSSSPEVNTTAQTAAEQNRLNFAQEKQGEASEKGIHA